One Hydrogenophaga crassostreae genomic region harbors:
- a CDS encoding AI-2E family transporter, producing MNDNPSTASSRAPRSAYPATPGTPINSEGTQPVMPGVQRFVLSGAAIALGILGLYVGQSLLIPLALAALLAFVLDPLVSWLRRWSIPRSVAVGVVITVTLALISGAAFMTAQQVGELGRELPTHRKNIQKKLRDLRPALVPSGATKEVSRLMGMVEGELDAAKEVLKMGDKKPAARVTRVAVEPDNAGPLTWELITSVGVQLGTAALVVILLVFMLLQRHELRDRLLRLMGGDQHLMADAMTESAERVSRYLLAQVMVNLGYGLPMALGLWWIGVPGAWLWGGLAAVLRFVPYLGPAVGAIFPMVMAFAVDPGWSMVFWTIGLIATLELISNNIVEPLAYGGSTGVSPLAVLISAAFWASLWGPMGLVLATPLTVCLVVIGRHLAPLRFLDVLLGSEPVFDEPTQLYHRLIAGDFDEAEDLAFERVKQGSLARFYSDTALPMLALAHRQNAQGATAAHRHRLLAGTARLIEELRADDGTAATGSASLPTLLCVGLRTEMDALSADILAHAFVQQKRAALAVPMADLMEGPSARSAWSNVQTIHLCTLNATPQTQARQQCRRLRRLWPQAQIHLVGWCVPEAMATPDQAQTMGVDAVLTQLQTLMDETPVQTSGDGSASGGGPTSGSSPPGQPEPGSPTAAPLEPPGQVRLARAVQRTAEVFGVPVASLTLKTPGPGVRCLFAGMPGQAGWRTESTPEPMSPLGRVLSSAGALRLNDLLSDARHLGASHAVYRQRGFFAGVPLLDAAGQVVGVLALHAPAGHTMSETESRLLAELAQNMGADALALISGMGDPAGANVARATNPPPWSALPTASP from the coding sequence ATGAACGACAATCCATCAACCGCCTCTTCGCGAGCGCCTCGCAGCGCCTACCCTGCGACGCCAGGCACGCCGATAAACAGCGAAGGGACCCAGCCGGTGATGCCTGGCGTGCAGCGCTTTGTGTTGTCGGGCGCGGCCATCGCGCTGGGCATCCTGGGTTTGTACGTGGGACAGTCTTTGCTGATTCCGCTGGCGCTGGCAGCGCTATTGGCGTTTGTGCTGGACCCACTGGTCAGTTGGCTGCGCCGCTGGTCAATACCACGCAGTGTGGCGGTGGGCGTGGTCATCACGGTCACCCTGGCACTGATTTCTGGCGCCGCCTTCATGACCGCCCAGCAGGTCGGTGAACTCGGCCGCGAGCTGCCCACACACCGAAAGAACATCCAGAAAAAACTGCGCGATCTGCGCCCGGCGCTGGTGCCCTCGGGTGCAACAAAGGAGGTTTCCCGTTTGATGGGCATGGTCGAAGGCGAGCTGGACGCCGCCAAAGAAGTGCTCAAGATGGGCGACAAAAAACCGGCTGCGCGCGTCACACGGGTGGCGGTGGAGCCCGACAATGCTGGCCCCCTCACCTGGGAGCTGATCACCTCGGTGGGTGTGCAGCTGGGCACGGCCGCGCTGGTGGTGATCTTGCTGGTGTTCATGCTGCTGCAACGGCACGAACTGCGCGACCGTCTCTTGCGTCTGATGGGCGGCGACCAGCATCTGATGGCCGATGCCATGACCGAATCGGCCGAGCGGGTGAGCCGGTATCTGCTGGCCCAGGTCATGGTCAACCTGGGTTACGGCCTGCCCATGGCACTGGGGCTGTGGTGGATCGGGGTGCCTGGCGCGTGGTTGTGGGGCGGCCTGGCGGCGGTGTTGCGCTTTGTGCCTTATCTCGGACCGGCAGTGGGCGCGATTTTCCCCATGGTCATGGCCTTTGCCGTGGATCCGGGCTGGTCGATGGTGTTCTGGACCATCGGACTGATCGCCACCCTGGAGCTGATCAGCAACAACATTGTGGAGCCCCTGGCCTATGGCGGCAGCACCGGGGTTTCGCCGTTGGCGGTGTTGATTTCTGCGGCCTTCTGGGCTTCGCTATGGGGGCCCATGGGGCTGGTACTGGCAACGCCTCTGACGGTGTGCCTGGTGGTCATCGGACGCCACCTGGCACCGCTGCGTTTTCTGGATGTGTTGCTGGGCAGCGAGCCGGTGTTCGACGAACCCACCCAGCTGTACCACCGCCTGATTGCAGGCGACTTCGACGAGGCCGAAGACCTCGCGTTTGAACGCGTGAAACAGGGTTCGCTCGCCCGCTTTTACAGCGACACCGCGCTGCCCATGCTGGCCCTGGCCCACCGCCAGAACGCACAAGGGGCCACGGCGGCCCACCGCCACCGCCTGCTCGCCGGCACGGCGCGTCTGATCGAAGAACTGCGCGCCGACGACGGTACGGCGGCGACCGGTTCTGCCTCGCTACCGACCTTGCTCTGCGTGGGCCTGCGCACCGAGATGGATGCCCTGTCCGCCGATATTTTGGCGCACGCCTTCGTGCAGCAAAAACGCGCCGCGCTGGCGGTGCCCATGGCCGACCTCATGGAGGGGCCATCAGCGCGATCGGCATGGTCCAACGTACAGACGATCCACCTCTGCACCCTCAACGCCACACCGCAGACACAGGCTCGCCAACAATGCCGCCGTCTTCGCCGTCTGTGGCCTCAGGCACAGATCCATCTGGTGGGCTGGTGTGTGCCCGAAGCCATGGCCACCCCCGACCAGGCCCAGACCATGGGGGTGGATGCGGTGTTGACCCAGTTGCAAACGCTGATGGATGAGACCCCGGTCCAGACATCGGGGGACGGCTCTGCCAGCGGTGGCGGGCCAACCAGCGGCTCCAGCCCTCCGGGTCAACCAGAACCCGGCAGCCCGACGGCCGCGCCACTGGAACCACCCGGGCAAGTTCGTCTCGCCCGCGCTGTCCAGCGCACGGCGGAGGTGTTTGGTGTGCCAGTGGCCAGCCTGACCCTGAAAACCCCTGGCCCGGGCGTGCGTTGCCTGTTCGCCGGCATGCCCGGCCAGGCGGGCTGGCGCACCGAATCGACGCCAGAACCCATGTCTCCCTTGGGGCGGGTCTTGTCCAGCGCCGGGGCACTGCGGTTGAACGACTTGCTCAGCGACGCACGCCACCTCGGCGCGTCACACGCGGTGTACCGGCAGCGGGGTTTTTTTGCAGGTGTGCCGCTGCTGGATGCAGCCGGGCAAGTGGTGGGTGTGCTGGCGCTGCACGCGCCCGCCGGCCACACCATGAGTGAGACCGAAAGCCGCTTGCTGGCCGAGCTTGCACAGAACATGGGCGCTGACGCCTTGGCGTTGATCAGCGGCATGGGTGATCCCGCAGGCGCCAACGTTGCGCGGGCCACAAATCCGCCGCCCTGGTCAGCGCTGCCCACCGCCTCGCCCTGA
- a CDS encoding class I adenylate-forming enzyme family protein, with protein MNLAHLLLKQARRDPSRPAIFSGADCVATHGEWAERAARVGARLQAQGLVPGDRVVLFMHNHPRYLELLFGAWWAGLVVVPVNAKLHVKELQWIVDNAQVRWAFVSNGTVPNPAEVTGLDGVMDVDSGECGAWLNEGAGLSDIEARSPDDTAWLFYTSGTTGRPKGVMITHRNLMTMGLTYFNDVDPIAAEDAIAYAAPMSHGAGLYAIPHLMAGARHVVPASGGFDAAELFALGREIGPLSLFAAPTIVKRIVEQAELEQRSPAECGHSFKTIVYGGAPMYAADIQRALRVMGPRFVQIYGQGESPMTGTALSRAQIANATHPSHAEHLASVGVAQTPVGIRVAGPDGQALPPGEVGEVLIQGDSVMAGYWRNPEATASAIRNGWLWTGDMGALDAEGFLTLKDRSKDLIISGGSNIYPREVEEVLLTAPGVAEVAVVGTPDAEWGESVVAFVVPQAGLSVALDAQALDAFCLEHIARFKRPKRYEIVDSLPKNNYGKVLKTALREQVDLGEKGKT; from the coding sequence ATGAACCTGGCCCACCTGCTGCTCAAACAAGCCCGGCGCGACCCGAGCCGCCCCGCGATCTTCAGTGGCGCCGACTGTGTGGCCACCCACGGCGAATGGGCCGAGCGGGCCGCCCGTGTGGGCGCCCGTTTGCAGGCCCAAGGCCTGGTGCCCGGCGACCGCGTGGTGCTGTTCATGCACAACCACCCGCGCTACCTGGAATTGCTGTTCGGTGCCTGGTGGGCGGGGCTGGTGGTGGTGCCGGTGAATGCCAAGCTGCACGTCAAAGAGCTGCAGTGGATCGTGGACAACGCGCAGGTCCGCTGGGCGTTTGTATCGAACGGCACCGTGCCCAACCCGGCAGAAGTCACCGGACTCGACGGTGTGATGGATGTGGATTCGGGCGAGTGTGGTGCGTGGCTGAACGAAGGCGCAGGGCTGAGCGACATCGAAGCGCGCTCGCCCGACGACACCGCCTGGCTGTTCTACACCAGCGGCACCACCGGCCGACCCAAGGGTGTGATGATCACGCACCGCAACTTGATGACCATGGGCCTCACCTATTTCAACGATGTGGACCCCATCGCCGCGGAGGACGCCATTGCCTATGCCGCCCCCATGTCACACGGCGCGGGGCTCTATGCCATTCCCCATCTCATGGCCGGCGCGCGCCACGTGGTGCCCGCCTCGGGCGGGTTCGACGCCGCCGAGCTGTTCGCGCTGGGTCGCGAGATCGGGCCGCTGTCGTTGTTCGCCGCGCCCACCATCGTCAAGCGCATCGTGGAGCAAGCCGAGTTGGAGCAGCGGTCGCCCGCCGAGTGCGGCCACAGCTTCAAGACCATCGTCTATGGCGGTGCACCCATGTACGCCGCCGACATCCAGCGCGCCTTGCGGGTGATGGGCCCGCGCTTCGTGCAGATCTACGGCCAGGGCGAAAGCCCCATGACCGGCACCGCGCTCAGCCGCGCTCAGATTGCCAATGCCACACACCCGAGCCACGCTGAGCACCTGGCCTCTGTGGGCGTGGCGCAAACCCCCGTGGGCATCCGCGTGGCCGGGCCAGACGGACAGGCGCTGCCGCCCGGTGAAGTGGGCGAGGTCTTGATTCAGGGCGACAGCGTGATGGCCGGTTACTGGCGCAACCCCGAGGCCACTGCCTCAGCCATTCGAAACGGCTGGCTCTGGACCGGCGACATGGGCGCGCTCGACGCCGAAGGTTTCCTCACCCTCAAGGACCGCAGCAAAGACCTCATCATCAGTGGCGGCTCCAACATCTACCCGCGCGAAGTGGAAGAGGTGTTGCTCACGGCGCCCGGGGTGGCCGAGGTGGCCGTGGTGGGCACACCCGACGCCGAGTGGGGCGAATCCGTGGTGGCATTTGTTGTGCCGCAGGCAGGGCTTTCCGTGGCGCTGGATGCCCAGGCGCTGGACGCTTTCTGCCTGGAGCATATTGCCCGTTTCAAAAGGCCCAAGCGCTATGAAATTGTGGATTCCCTGCCGAAGAACAACTACGGCAAGGTGTTGAAAACGGCGTTGCGGGAGCAGGTCGATTTGGGCGAGAAGGGCAAGACCTGA
- a CDS encoding DUF1328 domain-containing protein, whose protein sequence is MLHYAVVFFVVALIAALLGFGGIAAGAAGIAKILFVVFLVMALVSFLFSLKKK, encoded by the coding sequence ATGTTGCACTACGCCGTCGTATTTTTTGTCGTTGCATTGATCGCAGCCTTGCTGGGCTTTGGCGGTATCGCCGCGGGTGCTGCCGGAATCGCCAAGATCCTGTTCGTGGTTTTCCTCGTCATGGCCCTGGTTTCGTTTCTCTTCAGCCTGAAGAAGAAGTAG
- a CDS encoding SDR family oxidoreductase, translating to MTDHTRRIALITGGNKGLGFETARQIGQQGHMVLLGARDPSRGEAAAASLRAEGIDARYLALDLTERATIVAAAREIQATYGRLDVLVNNAGAASPADGPVSSVDVASVRSVFEVNFFGTLEVIQAMLPLLKESTAGRVVNVSSTLGSLALQSDPTWEFSPFKPTGYNTAKVALNMLTVHLAAELLDSGIKVNSVAPGYTATDLTGGSGQSVAQGAAASVRMALLPDDGPTGGFFSVNGTEPW from the coding sequence ATGACAGACCATACCCGGCGCATTGCGCTGATCACCGGCGGCAACAAGGGCCTCGGTTTTGAAACGGCGCGGCAGATCGGTCAACAGGGCCATATGGTCCTTCTGGGCGCGCGAGATCCATCGCGCGGCGAGGCCGCCGCCGCCAGCTTGAGGGCGGAGGGCATCGATGCCCGCTACCTGGCGCTCGACCTGACCGAGCGGGCCACCATCGTGGCGGCCGCGCGCGAGATTCAGGCCACCTACGGCCGGCTGGACGTGCTGGTCAACAACGCTGGCGCAGCGTCCCCGGCCGATGGCCCGGTCAGCAGCGTCGATGTGGCTTCGGTTCGCAGCGTGTTCGAGGTCAATTTTTTCGGCACGCTTGAGGTCATACAGGCAATGCTGCCGCTGTTGAAAGAGTCCACGGCGGGGCGCGTGGTCAATGTGTCGAGCACGCTTGGTTCTCTCGCACTGCAAAGCGACCCAACGTGGGAGTTTTCGCCCTTCAAGCCCACGGGCTACAACACGGCGAAAGTGGCGTTGAACATGTTGACCGTGCATTTGGCGGCCGAGTTGCTCGACTCAGGCATCAAGGTCAATTCGGTGGCCCCGGGCTACACCGCCACCGATCTGACCGGCGGGAGCGGGCAGTCGGTGGCTCAAGGGGCTGCGGCCTCGGTTCGTATGGCGCTCTTGCCAGACGACGGCCCTACCGGCGGGTTTTTCAGCGTGAACGGCACCGAACCCTGGTGA
- a CDS encoding MFS transporter, with amino-acid sequence MSSALPPASIWTVLQDKPFRGMWGASFGYFTANAMMAMAAAWMMVELQASTFVVALVQTAVFLPMFVLALPAGVVADTTDRRRLLLSTLVVQALGVAVLSAALLGGVAGTGTVLFFTLLFGCCTAVFSPAWNSMVGEMRPREELPHVILSMSMAYNGARALGPALAGLWFAWLGSAWVFVLASGGVMGMWWAVRRWPPRAHPLSRLPAERVWGGTLAALRYARHSKPMLAQLLRTAAFGGTGSALWALLPVIGQQRLGLGAEGFGLLMACLGTGAVGVGVFFGALRQRLGLERLVVGAGVLFALVMLVSALSHTRWLVYAALVLGGACWMVVMTTYNTATQGSAPPWVRSRASALHVLSALGSFALGSALWGALASLASLPAALCLAAAAMLLGALLGPLFPLRMGEHKDVTQVVPFEDLMVADAPQPSAGPIAVELSYRIVPGQATNFLNALSLLKAPRRRDGATFWRIYHDLGESNRYVERFIVSSWADYLHQRARTTVADKELEAQLLGFLQPGTSVVLQHYIAER; translated from the coding sequence ATGAGTTCAGCGCTTCCGCCAGCCAGCATCTGGACGGTGCTCCAGGACAAGCCGTTTCGCGGTATGTGGGGCGCCAGCTTCGGGTACTTCACCGCCAACGCCATGATGGCCATGGCAGCGGCCTGGATGATGGTGGAACTGCAGGCATCCACCTTTGTGGTGGCGCTGGTGCAAACGGCTGTCTTCCTGCCCATGTTTGTATTGGCGCTGCCTGCGGGCGTGGTGGCCGATACGACCGACAGGCGTCGTTTGTTGTTGAGCACCCTCGTGGTGCAGGCGCTGGGCGTGGCGGTGTTGTCGGCGGCGTTGCTGGGTGGCGTGGCGGGCACGGGCACGGTGCTGTTCTTCACCCTGTTGTTCGGTTGCTGCACGGCGGTGTTCTCGCCAGCATGGAACTCGATGGTGGGCGAGATGCGGCCGCGCGAAGAACTGCCCCATGTGATTCTTTCCATGAGCATGGCCTACAACGGCGCGCGGGCACTGGGGCCGGCACTGGCGGGACTCTGGTTTGCCTGGCTGGGCTCGGCCTGGGTATTTGTTTTGGCGTCTGGCGGGGTCATGGGCATGTGGTGGGCGGTGCGGCGCTGGCCACCCAGGGCCCACCCGCTGAGCCGCTTGCCGGCCGAACGGGTCTGGGGCGGCACGCTGGCGGCTTTGCGCTATGCCCGGCATTCCAAACCCATGCTGGCGCAGCTGCTGCGAACCGCCGCGTTTGGCGGCACCGGTTCGGCGCTGTGGGCGCTGCTACCGGTGATCGGTCAGCAAAGGCTGGGGCTGGGCGCCGAGGGCTTTGGTTTGCTGATGGCCTGCCTGGGCACGGGAGCCGTGGGTGTCGGGGTATTTTTTGGGGCATTGCGCCAGCGCCTGGGGCTGGAGCGGCTGGTGGTGGGCGCAGGCGTGCTGTTTGCGCTGGTGATGCTGGTGTCTGCGCTGTCCCACACCCGCTGGCTGGTGTATGCGGCGCTGGTGCTGGGTGGCGCTTGCTGGATGGTCGTGATGACCACCTACAACACGGCCACGCAAGGCAGCGCGCCACCCTGGGTGCGTTCCCGCGCGTCGGCCCTGCACGTCTTGTCGGCCCTGGGGTCCTTTGCGCTTGGTTCGGCCTTGTGGGGTGCGCTGGCCAGCCTCGCCAGTTTGCCCGCTGCACTGTGCCTGGCGGCGGCGGCGATGTTGCTTGGCGCGCTGCTGGGGCCTTTGTTCCCGCTGCGCATGGGAGAGCACAAAGACGTGACCCAGGTGGTTCCTTTTGAGGACTTGATGGTGGCCGACGCCCCCCAGCCCAGTGCTGGCCCGATCGCGGTGGAACTGAGCTACCGCATCGTGCCGGGTCAAGCGACCAATTTTCTCAACGCACTGTCGCTGCTGAAAGCCCCCCGGCGACGGGACGGCGCCACTTTCTGGCGCATCTACCACGACCTGGGCGAATCCAATCGCTACGTGGAGCGGTTCATCGTGTCCAGTTGGGCCGACTATCTGCACCAGCGCGCCCGCACCACGGTGGCCGACAAGGAACTGGAAGCACAGCTCCTGGGCTTCCTCCAGCCCGGCACTTCCGTGGTCTTGCAGCACTACATCGCCGAGCGCTGA
- a CDS encoding TetR/AcrR family transcriptional regulator, which translates to MTRSQPSRLKPRKQPSQARSKVTVEAVFEASIQVLLHGGARGLTTGRVAERAGVSIGTLYQYFPGKEALLYALVSRHLDKANTAVETACQQHRGKPLADCSNAFVKAYLDAKIGHPEASRALYYASADLDLKDLADAMMRRLHQAACELLGSAENTRFDDLEPVVFSWVAVVVGGTRQVFEGDQIAARLPVFREQLARLSLAYLQASASACQSPLTPAAVKTPRSRKPIPKALP; encoded by the coding sequence ATGACACGCTCACAACCCAGCAGGCTGAAGCCGCGCAAACAACCGTCTCAGGCGCGTTCCAAGGTGACGGTGGAGGCGGTTTTCGAGGCAAGCATTCAGGTTTTGCTGCACGGTGGCGCTCGCGGCCTGACGACCGGCCGCGTGGCCGAACGGGCCGGGGTTTCGATCGGCACGCTCTACCAATACTTCCCCGGGAAAGAAGCGCTGCTCTATGCCTTGGTGAGCCGGCATCTGGACAAGGCGAACACAGCAGTGGAAACCGCTTGCCAACAACACCGGGGCAAGCCCCTGGCCGACTGCAGCAATGCTTTTGTCAAAGCCTATCTGGATGCCAAGATCGGCCACCCCGAGGCCTCACGCGCCCTCTACTACGCCTCTGCGGATCTGGACTTGAAGGATTTGGCCGATGCCATGATGCGGCGCTTGCACCAAGCCGCGTGCGAGCTCTTGGGCAGCGCAGAAAACACCCGGTTTGACGATCTGGAACCGGTGGTGTTCAGCTGGGTCGCGGTGGTCGTTGGCGGCACGCGCCAGGTATTTGAAGGGGATCAGATCGCCGCGCGCTTGCCCGTGTTTCGCGAACAGCTTGCACGCCTGTCGCTCGCTTATCTCCAAGCAAGCGCCTCGGCATGTCAGAGCCCGCTCACCCCCGCCGCAGTCAAGACACCCCGCTCTCGCAAGCCGATACCCAAAGCCTTGCCGTAA
- a CDS encoding AsmA family protein — translation MPDQTPQTHPTPPSAPSTKPDRTKNRTKSTGRKALIVGSVVVGAVALGELTGWPFLRDPLEQQIQSRTGMDITLDGRYRTRLLVSPMMSVERITLGAGGGVVVPHLLKANNLAVQWRWSDVWRASKGETLRVKSLQADRIDAHAVRLKSGAASWDILPGDPEEPTPPKAEPAPLPEIERLVLREGEVEFRDEMLDIALNATIRRSSEADDKLPWQATAEGRYRDAPIELQAQASADLPLLLKTVNSAPLTPLRLRGRIGSTELAFDGAAGALWTGQGVKGQLAISGDSLQASAAPLGVTLPETPPYRLKAQVVRQGSTWTVVSDEATVGSSSLTANLKFQTDVQPPRLTGALGGARLALADLAPAVGADKPPRRSDRVLPDEHFDVPSLGQMDADVQVDLKQLDFGTPTLAPVQDLKLHLQLANSRLALSDLSARVAGGALSGSTAFEVKGEVPQWEAALRFAEVDLDSWIRGLSKDDAKDAKGGQPDARSYMSGTLDASAQLKGQGRSVAEILGSANGQLQLRVTDGQLSQLVTEAAGLDAAQALGMLVKGDEPLKLNCAAVDAVVQDGVVKSRHAVLDNADSTLRMQGGLSFKSEAIQLRVVSEPKDFSPLSLRSPVTVGGQLKDPAVGIEAKGLLARAAGALALGSVAPPAALLAFIDVGHNADTMPCAPTPRSEARKASVPAPRKAP, via the coding sequence ATGCCAGATCAGACTCCCCAAACGCACCCGACCCCACCCAGCGCGCCTTCGACCAAGCCCGATCGGACAAAAAATCGCACCAAATCCACCGGACGCAAGGCGTTGATCGTGGGCAGTGTGGTGGTAGGTGCGGTGGCACTGGGCGAGCTGACGGGCTGGCCCTTCTTGCGCGATCCGCTGGAACAACAGATTCAAAGCCGAACGGGTATGGACATCACGCTCGATGGGCGCTATCGCACCCGGCTGCTGGTGAGCCCAATGATGAGCGTCGAGCGGATCACGTTGGGCGCGGGCGGCGGAGTGGTTGTGCCCCACCTGTTGAAGGCCAACAACCTGGCGGTGCAATGGCGCTGGAGCGATGTCTGGCGCGCGAGCAAGGGGGAAACGCTGCGCGTGAAATCGCTGCAGGCCGACCGCATCGACGCACACGCGGTGCGCCTCAAGAGCGGCGCCGCGAGCTGGGACATCCTGCCCGGCGACCCCGAAGAACCCACCCCACCCAAAGCCGAGCCCGCGCCTTTGCCCGAGATCGAACGGCTGGTCTTACGCGAGGGCGAGGTTGAATTTCGCGACGAAATGCTGGACATCGCGTTGAACGCCACCATCCGGCGCAGCAGCGAAGCGGACGACAAATTACCCTGGCAAGCCACGGCCGAAGGCCGCTACCGCGACGCACCGATCGAGCTCCAGGCCCAGGCCAGCGCCGACCTGCCCCTGCTGCTGAAAACCGTCAACAGCGCACCGCTGACCCCGCTGCGGCTCCGCGGGCGCATCGGCAGCACCGAGCTGGCCTTCGATGGCGCAGCAGGCGCACTCTGGACCGGCCAAGGGGTGAAAGGCCAACTCGCCATCAGTGGCGATTCGCTGCAGGCCAGCGCGGCACCGCTGGGAGTCACCTTGCCCGAAACACCGCCTTACCGGCTCAAGGCCCAGGTGGTGCGCCAGGGCTCAACCTGGACGGTGGTGAGCGACGAGGCCACGGTGGGCAGCAGCTCGCTCACCGCCAACCTGAAGTTCCAGACCGATGTGCAGCCGCCACGGCTCACAGGTGCGCTGGGCGGTGCCCGGCTCGCGCTGGCCGACCTGGCCCCCGCCGTGGGTGCCGACAAGCCGCCCCGCCGCTCGGACCGGGTCTTGCCCGACGAGCACTTCGATGTGCCCAGCCTGGGCCAGATGGACGCCGACGTTCAGGTCGACCTGAAGCAGCTGGATTTCGGCACGCCCACGCTGGCACCCGTTCAGGACCTCAAGCTGCACCTGCAGCTGGCCAACAGCCGCTTGGCACTCTCCGACCTCAGCGCACGCGTGGCCGGAGGCGCCTTGTCGGGCTCGACGGCGTTTGAAGTAAAAGGCGAGGTGCCGCAATGGGAAGCGGCGCTGCGTTTCGCCGAAGTGGATCTGGACAGCTGGATCCGCGGCCTGAGCAAAGACGATGCGAAAGACGCCAAGGGCGGGCAGCCCGATGCACGCTCCTACATGAGCGGCACACTGGACGCGTCAGCCCAGCTCAAGGGCCAGGGCCGCAGCGTGGCCGAGATTTTGGGCTCGGCCAACGGCCAGCTCCAGCTGCGGGTCACCGATGGCCAGCTGTCGCAACTGGTCACCGAAGCCGCAGGGCTGGACGCGGCCCAGGCGCTGGGCATGTTGGTCAAGGGCGACGAGCCATTGAAGCTCAACTGCGCAGCGGTGGATGCGGTGGTGCAGGACGGCGTGGTGAAGTCGCGCCATGCGGTGCTGGACAACGCCGACAGCACCTTGCGCATGCAGGGCGGCCTGAGCTTCAAGAGCGAGGCGATCCAGCTGCGCGTGGTCTCGGAACCCAAAGACTTTTCGCCGCTGTCGCTGCGCTCACCGGTCACGGTGGGCGGCCAGCTCAAAGACCCCGCCGTGGGCATCGAGGCCAAAGGCCTGCTGGCCCGCGCGGCCGGTGCGCTGGCCCTGGGCAGCGTGGCGCCGCCAGCGGCCTTGTTGGCATTCATCGATGTGGGCCACAACGCGGACACCATGCCCTGTGCCCCCACGCCCAGATCCGAAGCCCGCAAGGCCTCTGTTCCCGCACCTCGGAAAGCCCCATGA
- a CDS encoding bifunctional aminoglycoside phosphotransferase/ATP-binding protein, with amino-acid sequence MNDALPPLITALLNPVHYPHAVDQVDLVVTHGAWVLLAGEFAYKIKKPVRFPFMDFSTLALRQRACETEIRVNRRFQTHDQPDTQLYMGVIPVLGTPEAPRWGEAHPANASKAIEFAVQMRRFNETERVDHLCERGELTPAHIASLARRMVKFQSRAAVADGTQPWSHPAAAMRWPRENFNQLRALLTAPADLALVRALSEWTEQLFVAIEPLLARRRQKGRVREGHGDLHLANMVVINGEVLPFDGIEFNDELRWTDVASDIAFAWMDLLNHRRPGLANALLSDWLDDSGDVSAPTVWSFFASYRAGVRAKIAAIRLDQLGGPGASPEADASLAEARRYLALAQDIAYPPPPQLVITHGLSGSGKTWASSQWLQAETSGRAIRLRSDVERKRLHGVSALAPSGSGLNAGLYTPQAHTDTYASLLSRARMLLNDGWSVLVDAAFLRRSERDAFAALAMAADCPFHILAPEAPIDVLRARITARQATGTDASEATVAVLEQQLGWLEPLAPEERLITKATP; translated from the coding sequence ATGAATGACGCGCTTCCGCCCTTGATCACCGCCCTGCTCAACCCGGTGCACTATCCACACGCCGTGGACCAGGTTGATCTGGTGGTAACACATGGTGCCTGGGTGCTTCTGGCGGGCGAATTCGCCTACAAGATCAAAAAACCGGTGCGTTTTCCGTTCATGGATTTCAGCACCCTGGCCCTGCGACAGCGGGCATGCGAGACCGAGATCCGCGTGAACCGGCGCTTTCAGACCCACGACCAACCCGATACCCAGCTCTACATGGGAGTCATTCCCGTTCTGGGCACGCCAGAGGCGCCTCGCTGGGGAGAAGCACATCCCGCCAACGCGTCGAAGGCGATCGAATTCGCCGTGCAGATGCGGCGGTTCAACGAGACAGAGCGGGTTGACCACCTGTGCGAGCGCGGCGAGCTGACCCCCGCGCACATCGCCTCGCTCGCACGTCGCATGGTGAAATTCCAGTCCAGAGCCGCGGTGGCCGATGGAACCCAACCATGGAGTCACCCGGCAGCGGCCATGCGCTGGCCGCGCGAAAACTTCAACCAATTGCGTGCTTTGCTGACCGCGCCTGCCGACCTCGCCCTGGTGCGCGCGCTGAGTGAATGGACGGAACAGTTGTTCGTGGCCATTGAACCCCTGTTGGCGCGACGGCGGCAAAAAGGCCGTGTGCGCGAAGGCCACGGCGATTTGCATCTGGCCAACATGGTGGTGATCAACGGCGAGGTGCTGCCGTTTGACGGCATCGAATTCAACGACGAGCTGCGCTGGACCGATGTGGCCAGCGACATCGCGTTCGCCTGGATGGACCTGTTGAACCACCGCCGGCCGGGTTTGGCCAATGCCCTGCTCAGCGACTGGCTGGATGACAGCGGCGACGTGTCGGCACCCACCGTGTGGAGTTTTTTCGCGAGCTACCGAGCGGGGGTGCGCGCCAAGATTGCGGCGATTCGGCTGGATCAACTGGGTGGCCCTGGCGCTTCTCCAGAAGCCGACGCGAGCCTGGCCGAGGCCCGGCGCTATCTCGCGCTGGCGCAAGACATTGCCTATCCACCCCCCCCTCAACTGGTGATCACCCACGGGCTTTCAGGCAGCGGAAAAACCTGGGCATCAAGCCAATGGCTGCAAGCCGAGACGAGCGGGCGGGCGATCCGGCTGCGCTCGGATGTGGAGCGCAAGCGGCTGCACGGCGTGAGTGCGCTCGCGCCCAGCGGATCGGGCCTGAACGCCGGCCTCTACACGCCGCAAGCCCACACCGACACCTACGCGTCGCTGCTGTCGCGGGCGCGCATGCTGCTCAACGATGGCTGGAGCGTATTGGTTGACGCGGCCTTCCTGCGCCGCTCGGAACGGGATGCCTTTGCCGCGCTGGCCATGGCCGCAGACTGCCCGTTTCACATCCTCGCACCCGAAGCCCCCATCGACGTGCTGCGCGCCCGGATCACGGCGCGGCAAGCCACGGGCACCGATGCCTCGGAGGCCACAGTGGCGGTACTGGAACAGCAACTCGGGTGGCTGGAACCCCTGGCCCCCGAGGAACGCTTGATCACCAAGGCCACGCCTTAG